TTAATTCCAAATGAATTTAATATTTCGTTATGGATTATTATTTGTTCGGCAATGGTCTTTACTCCGCAAGTAATTTATACATTTAAAATTAATTTATCATTTACTGCTGCTCATCAATTTATTTTATTTTCGTTTTTATATCCATTTTTAACACGTAATGCCATTATTCCAGGAACAAGTTCATCACTTGAACAACCAAATGTTGATTACTATGATATTATGAGTAAAAATCCAGGGAATTCAGATTTGATTTTTGTCTTACCAATTATTGTGATTGCCTTAATTACAACTTTATTATTGGGGTTTGCCTTTATTATGATTAATAAACCAAATATTTCAAAAATAGGTTTTATTAATTTATATATTGGATTTTTAGTTATTGGGGGAATATCGTTAACAGCTTTTTTAGTCTCACAAAATGAATTAAATTCTGTGATTGATTTCTGAAATTCACAAAGTGATGAGTTTAAAAGAACTGTAACCAAACCACTGTTTGGGACAACAAAAATTGATTATTTTTGATTACATGGTAATGAATTAGTCGCTAGTGCAATTTTATCATTTTCCTTTATTTTTGCCTTATTAGCAATTGGGATTTCACACATTTTAAAAATTAAGCAAGGGAAAATTATTGCTCCGATAAAAAAATAACGGGAGGAAAAGGCAATGGAACAATATCAAATTAATAATCAAAAAGAAATTATTGCCTTATTTAAGACAGGCAAAGTTTTAATTATTCCAACTGATACAATATATGGTTTAGCTTGTACGATTGATAATCGCACTGGAAAAGAACGAATCTATCAGTTAAAACACCGTCCGGTAACAATGGAATTAGCAATTATTGTTAGCTCCTTGAGGATGGCTAAAAAATTAGTCAAAATCACAAAAACAGCAATAAAGATTTTAAGGGATAAAACATCAGTTACTATAATAGGAGAAAGTAAAGTTAAAAATTTATCAAATAATGGCCGCTTAGCTGTTCGAATAACAAAAGCAAAATGATTACAACGAGTAATTAAAAAAGTTGGTCCAATTTATGCAACAAGTGTGAATAAAACAGGGGAACACCCAGCAATTAATTTAACAGAATTACAACAATTTAATGTTGATGGAATTGTCTATGATGGACAGCTTGATAATCCACCATCAAAGATTTTTGATTTAGCAACCCAACAGTTTATTCGGTAGGAGGAAATTATGGAAGTAAAAAAGAAACAAATAAAATGAACTAAAATTATTAATTTAACAGCAATTATACTATTAACAGTTTTAACAATAATTTTTAGTGTCTTAATTGTCATTGATCAAAAAAAATTTATTATTGCCTTTGCCTTTAGTGTCTTATTTTTAGGACTATGAGTTGGGGTCTATTTTTTAATTGTTTTTTTAGGTAGCAATAAAGAAGCAATTAAAAGTGGAGCAAAAAAATTAGTTAGCGATTATCGTAAAAAACCAACGTCTCCAAATCCGAGTGATAACGAAAAACCGACAAGTAAGGCTGAAAA
The Spiroplasma chrysopicola DF-1 genome window above contains:
- a CDS encoding L-threonylcarbamoyladenylate synthase: MEQYQINNQKEIIALFKTGKVLIIPTDTIYGLACTIDNRTGKERIYQLKHRPVTMELAIIVSSLRMAKKLVKITKTAIKILRDKTSVTIIGESKVKNLSNNGRLAVRITKAKWLQRVIKKVGPIYATSVNKTGEHPAINLTELQQFNVDGIVYDGQLDNPPSKIFDLATQQFIR